The Thermoflavifilum sp. genome contains a region encoding:
- a CDS encoding NAD(P)H-hydrate dehydratase yields the protein MKVLLTEQIRAADAYTIAHEPVASIDLMERAARACAEWLSEHFPTSIRFQIFCGMGNNGGDGLAIARLLLQRGYAFKCHVIAYRSEYSPDCATNLSRLKSAGIDVQMIQQKDDLHTPSADEVLIDAVLGTGIHRPADGLIADYIEWINSLPNTCIAIDLPSGMPADGPAEGFRHVRAHFTLTFENYKLNLLLPQTGKDAGKVYVLPIGLDRAFWDAADTPYHTLDDTAIQQIYRPRQPFTHKGSYGHAVLICGSKGKMGAAVLATGACLRSGAGLTTICVPPEGYAILQTTHPEALCTILDPVSNLSETLGNAERYRAVGIGPGLSTSSLSLHMLQQTLDWYRRPMVLDADALNLIAQHPQLLHKVPPHSLLTPHPREFERLFGPTANDQERLGLLRHKAQERQLIIILKDHHSCIALPDGNCYFNTTGNPGMATGGSGDVLTGLLVGLLAQGYMPHETALLGVYLHGLAGDIAAAQLSEEALLAGDITAFIGKAFQTIRSQIPPHRRYFR from the coding sequence ATGAAAGTTTTACTCACTGAACAAATTCGCGCTGCCGATGCCTATACCATTGCACATGAGCCTGTAGCCAGTATTGATTTGATGGAAAGAGCTGCAAGGGCCTGTGCTGAATGGTTGAGTGAACATTTCCCCACGAGCATCCGGTTTCAAATTTTTTGTGGTATGGGCAACAATGGCGGGGATGGACTCGCCATAGCCAGATTACTTCTGCAGCGGGGTTATGCATTCAAATGCCATGTCATAGCCTATAGAAGTGAATATTCGCCCGATTGTGCGACGAATTTATCCAGACTGAAAAGTGCGGGTATTGATGTGCAGATGATCCAGCAAAAGGATGATTTACACACACCATCTGCTGATGAGGTGCTCATCGATGCCGTATTGGGCACAGGCATCCATCGCCCCGCAGACGGACTGATTGCAGATTATATCGAATGGATCAACAGCTTACCCAATACCTGCATCGCTATCGATCTGCCCAGCGGCATGCCGGCCGATGGGCCTGCAGAAGGATTTCGACACGTTCGGGCACATTTTACCCTCACCTTCGAAAATTATAAACTTAATCTGCTGTTGCCCCAGACCGGAAAAGACGCTGGTAAGGTGTATGTATTGCCCATTGGCCTGGATCGTGCTTTCTGGGATGCTGCCGACACGCCCTATCATACCCTTGACGATACCGCGATCCAACAGATATATCGGCCGAGACAACCTTTTACCCACAAGGGCAGCTATGGCCATGCAGTATTGATTTGCGGTAGCAAAGGCAAGATGGGTGCCGCAGTGCTGGCTACCGGTGCCTGCTTGCGCTCAGGTGCGGGATTGACAACCATCTGCGTACCCCCAGAAGGATACGCTATCCTGCAAACGACCCATCCCGAAGCCTTATGCACCATCCTGGACCCTGTTTCTAACCTAAGCGAAACCCTCGGCAATGCTGAACGATATCGCGCCGTGGGCATCGGACCCGGATTGAGTACTTCAAGCTTGTCCCTGCACATGCTTCAACAGACGCTGGATTGGTATCGGCGTCCCATGGTGCTCGACGCTGATGCATTAAACCTCATTGCCCAGCATCCCCAACTCTTGCATAAGGTACCACCCCATAGCCTGCTTACACCCCATCCACGAGAGTTTGAAAGATTGTTCGGCCCCACAGCAAATGATCAGGAACGATTGGGACTTTTACGCCATAAAGCGCAGGAACGACAACTGATCATCATCCTGAAAGATCATCATAGCTGCATTGCCCTTCCAGACGGCAATTGCTATTTTAATACCACCGGCAATCCAGGCATGGCCACCGGTGGTAGTGGCGATGTGCTCACAGGACTACTGGTAGGCCTGCTGGCACAGGGATATATGCCTCATGAGACCGCTTTGCTCGGCGTTTATCTCCATGGCCTTGCGGGCGATATCGCAGCTGCTCAACTATCGGAAGAAGCCCTGCTGGCAGGCGATATTACGGCTTTCATCGGAAAAGCCTTTCAAACTATTCGTAGCCAGATCCCTCCTCACCGGCGATATTTCAGGTAA
- a CDS encoding DUF5103 domain-containing protein: MLSVKLPVHAGRQFPHIQKPDTAIDSTINWVTPDHVYVPYIKTVHLYPSDMPLNYPLITLNSGQTLTLSFDDLEGGVKDYYYTIVLCNADWKPAALNPFEYIKGFSANRINQYRFSTFPLQRYTHYSLTFPNANCAPTRAGNYILKVYLNDDTSHLVFTRRFLVTNQSAQITGKIEQPMNPSIFQTHQKVNFTIDTRGLNISNPFDQIKVWILQNYRWDNAIHDIRPTFVRGSVLEYNAENDCEFPAMKEWRWIDLRSFRLETERVARIDESNRQIIVYAKPDASRANQRYQQRRDIDGRYTTEMLESGYNPDVDGDYATVHFTYLTPAPFAHAQLYIFGELTNYECNPSNELHYNQADGAYEGSLLLKQGYYDYIYGLLTPGSAQLDTRLTEGNWWETENVYTILVYFRPIGGRADELVAATMLNSITNR; this comes from the coding sequence TTGCTCTCTGTAAAATTGCCCGTGCATGCCGGCCGGCAATTCCCTCATATTCAAAAACCAGATACCGCTATTGATTCTACGATAAACTGGGTCACTCCCGACCATGTGTATGTCCCCTACATCAAAACGGTACACCTGTATCCATCCGATATGCCGTTAAACTATCCCCTCATCACATTGAACAGTGGACAAACACTGACTTTAAGCTTCGATGATCTGGAAGGAGGTGTAAAAGATTATTATTACACGATCGTGTTGTGTAATGCCGACTGGAAACCAGCCGCACTCAACCCATTTGAGTACATCAAAGGCTTCTCCGCAAACCGCATCAACCAGTATCGCTTTTCAACCTTTCCGCTGCAACGTTATACGCATTATAGTTTAACTTTCCCTAATGCAAATTGCGCTCCTACACGTGCCGGTAATTATATCCTGAAAGTATATCTCAATGACGATACCTCCCATCTGGTTTTCACCCGTCGTTTTCTGGTAACCAACCAGTCCGCCCAGATTACGGGTAAAATTGAGCAACCAATGAACCCCAGCATTTTTCAAACGCATCAGAAAGTGAATTTTACGATTGATACCCGTGGGCTGAACATCAGCAATCCTTTCGACCAGATTAAAGTTTGGATTTTACAAAATTACAGGTGGGACAATGCCATTCATGATATCCGCCCCACATTCGTAAGGGGGAGCGTACTTGAATATAATGCCGAAAACGACTGCGAGTTCCCGGCAATGAAAGAATGGCGCTGGATCGATTTGCGGAGCTTTCGACTGGAAACAGAACGGGTAGCACGAATCGATGAAAGCAACCGCCAAATCATCGTATACGCCAAACCCGATGCCAGTCGAGCAAATCAACGCTATCAACAACGCCGGGATATTGACGGACGTTATACCACCGAAATGCTGGAAAGCGGTTATAATCCGGATGTTGACGGCGATTATGCTACGGTGCATTTCACCTATCTTACCCCTGCTCCATTTGCTCATGCACAGCTTTATATCTTTGGTGAATTGACCAACTATGAATGCAATCCTTCCAATGAATTACACTATAATCAGGCCGATGGAGCATATGAAGGCAGTCTGTTGCTAAAACAGGGATATTACGATTATATCTATGGATTATTGACACCGGGCAGTGCGCAACTGGATACCCGGCTTACAGAAGGCAACTGGTGGGAAACGGAAAATGTATATACAATCCTGGTTTACTTTCGTCCAATTGGCGGTAGGGCCGATGAATTAGTAGCCGCCACCATGCTCAACAGCATAACCAATAGATAA
- a CDS encoding iron-sulfur cluster assembly accessory protein — protein MITVSEQAKAYIQQLLQQEGHPEGTFVRVSVKGGGCAGLEYQLKFDTQLQEGDQVFEDKGMKIVTDFRSLLYLYGTELDYSGGLNGKGLIFKNPNATKTCSCGESFAV, from the coding sequence ATGATTACCGTTTCAGAACAGGCAAAGGCATATATACAGCAACTGCTCCAGCAGGAAGGCCATCCGGAAGGGACCTTTGTCAGGGTCAGTGTCAAAGGTGGCGGATGTGCTGGATTGGAATATCAACTGAAATTCGATACCCAGCTCCAGGAAGGAGATCAGGTTTTCGAAGATAAAGGAATGAAAATCGTGACCGACTTCCGGAGTCTGCTATACCTCTATGGTACTGAACTGGATTATTCGGGTGGCCTGAACGGGAAAGGATTGATTTTCAAAAATCCCAATGCCACCAAAACCTGTAGTTGCGGTGAAAGTTTTGCTGTGTAA
- a CDS encoding sodium-translocating pyrophosphatase gives MHLNFLYVIPAMGLLALIFMLFKINWVSRQPVGNEKMTEIAKHIAEGAMAFLKTEYKTLAYFVIIAAILLGYMGYMNPHSSWIIALAFIVGAILSAFAGFNGMRIATKANVRTAEAARSSLARALRVSFTGGSVMGLGVTGLAVLGLGALLIVVLHLFGVLDAQNGDLQKALEVLTGFSLGAESIALFARVGGGIYTKAADVGADLVGKVEAGIPEDDPRNPATIADNVGDNVGDVAGMGADLFGSFVSTIIGTVVLGGEISKNPDTQDAFGGLSPVLLPMVIAGVGTLFSVLSTYVVRIKENGDVQKALNRGNWLAIVLTAIASYFITIHMLPAQLTLRGHAFTSTGVFGSIVVGLIVGTLMSMITEYYTSMGRRPVFRIVRQSSTGHATNIIGGLSVGMESTALPIIVLAAGIYGSYVLAGLYGVAIAASGMMATTAMQLSIDAFGPIADNAGGIAEMSELPKEVRARTDILDAVGNTTAATGKGFAIASAALTSLALFAAFVGIAMPNPADQHIDIYQAKVLAGLFVGAMIPFLFSSLAIAAVGRAAMAMVQEVRRQFREIPGIMEGKGKPQYDRCVAISTNASIREMLLPGSLAIIVPLIVGFAFGPEVLGGFLAGVTVCGVLMGIFQSNAGGAWDNAKKSFEKGVDIDGVTHYKGSEPHKSSVTGDTVGDPFKDTSGPSMNILIKLTSIVSLVIAPTLASLYSHPSASASGATHQPVQEQVQNHQQNNQPQLQTNTYSLTARDIHH, from the coding sequence ATGCATCTTAATTTTTTATATGTCATTCCTGCTATGGGTTTGCTGGCACTGATTTTTATGTTGTTCAAAATCAACTGGGTTTCGCGGCAGCCTGTTGGGAATGAAAAGATGACCGAGATAGCCAAACATATTGCCGAAGGCGCCATGGCGTTTTTAAAAACCGAATACAAGACCTTAGCCTATTTTGTGATTATCGCGGCTATTCTGCTGGGCTATATGGGATACATGAATCCGCATTCCAGCTGGATCATCGCACTGGCTTTCATTGTGGGTGCCATTCTCTCGGCTTTTGCAGGCTTCAATGGGATGCGTATCGCTACCAAAGCTAATGTGCGTACGGCAGAGGCTGCTCGCAGCAGCCTGGCCAGGGCTTTAAGGGTATCGTTTACCGGCGGGTCGGTGATGGGACTTGGTGTGACCGGACTTGCCGTGCTGGGACTGGGTGCGTTGTTGATTGTGGTGCTGCATCTCTTCGGCGTGCTCGACGCCCAGAACGGAGATCTACAAAAAGCCCTGGAAGTACTCACCGGTTTTTCGCTGGGGGCGGAAAGCATCGCCTTATTCGCCCGTGTAGGAGGCGGTATTTATACCAAAGCCGCCGATGTGGGTGCCGACCTGGTGGGTAAGGTAGAAGCCGGTATTCCGGAAGACGATCCGCGCAATCCCGCCACCATTGCCGATAATGTGGGCGACAACGTGGGCGACGTGGCCGGCATGGGCGCCGACCTGTTCGGCTCGTTCGTTTCGACTATCATCGGTACAGTGGTCTTAGGAGGTGAAATCAGCAAAAATCCCGATACACAAGATGCTTTTGGCGGGCTGTCGCCCGTACTCCTGCCCATGGTCATCGCCGGCGTGGGCACGCTGTTTTCCGTACTCAGCACCTATGTGGTGCGCATCAAAGAAAATGGTGATGTACAAAAAGCCCTGAACCGGGGCAACTGGCTGGCAATCGTACTCACGGCCATCGCCTCTTATTTTATCACCATTCACATGCTGCCGGCCCAGCTCACCCTGCGCGGACACGCATTTACCTCCACCGGCGTATTCGGCTCCATCGTGGTGGGATTGATCGTGGGTACACTCATGAGCATGATCACGGAGTATTATACTTCCATGGGGCGCCGGCCGGTATTCCGCATCGTACGCCAGTCATCCACCGGCCATGCCACCAACATCATTGGGGGCTTATCGGTGGGTATGGAATCGACCGCACTGCCCATCATCGTGCTGGCAGCCGGCATCTATGGTTCATATGTACTGGCCGGACTCTATGGTGTGGCTATCGCCGCCTCGGGCATGATGGCCACCACGGCTATGCAGCTTTCTATTGACGCTTTCGGTCCCATTGCCGATAATGCTGGAGGCATCGCCGAGATGAGCGAACTGCCTAAAGAAGTGCGGGCCCGTACCGATATCCTGGATGCGGTGGGAAATACCACGGCGGCCACCGGGAAAGGCTTTGCCATCGCCTCGGCAGCCCTCACCTCTCTGGCTTTATTTGCCGCTTTCGTGGGGATTGCCATGCCTAACCCGGCCGATCAGCATATCGATATTTACCAGGCCAAGGTGCTGGCAGGCCTGTTTGTCGGCGCCATGATTCCTTTCCTGTTTTCTTCTCTGGCCATCGCCGCCGTAGGTCGAGCCGCCATGGCCATGGTACAGGAGGTGCGCCGTCAGTTCCGGGAAATACCCGGCATCATGGAAGGCAAGGGCAAGCCACAATACGACCGCTGTGTGGCCATTTCTACGAATGCCTCCATCCGGGAAATGCTGTTGCCGGGCTCACTGGCCATCATTGTGCCCCTGATCGTTGGCTTTGCCTTCGGTCCGGAGGTGCTGGGTGGCTTCCTGGCCGGCGTCACCGTTTGCGGCGTGTTGATGGGTATTTTCCAGAGTAATGCCGGTGGCGCATGGGATAATGCCAAAAAATCGTTCGAAAAAGGAGTGGATATCGATGGGGTGACGCACTACAAGGGTTCTGAGCCCCATAAATCGTCGGTAACGGGCGACACTGTGGGCGATCCATTTAAAGACACTTCCGGCCCTTCGATGAATATCCTGATCAAGCTCACCAGCATCGTTTCGCTGGTCATAGCACCTACCCTGGCCAGCCTGTACAGCCATCCCTCAGCATCCGCATCCGGTGCTACTCATCAGCCCGTTCAGGAGCAGGTACAAAATCATCAACAAAACAACCAGCCGCAGTTGCAAACAAACACCTATTCACTCACCGCCCGTGATATACACCATTAA
- a CDS encoding RNA methyltransferase gives MISKAQIKEIRLLHLKKHRERYGCFVAEGDKTVCSFLESPWYVVERIYALPVWVEARSTILQLHPDVPVEIIDPDQLSQISRLHTPQQVLALIRLPVPLALPARLHELVLALDAIRDPGNLGTIIRIADWFGIRYICCSPDCADVFQPKVVQASMGSLAHVHIVEETLTTLFQQHPDIPVLAATLNGKPIQQFQWNRDQTRAAFLLIGNEAHGISPALLQMATTCITIPRLGQAESLNAAIATGILCAFLCLTETARPAPDKSAE, from the coding sequence TTGATTTCCAAAGCGCAAATTAAAGAGATTCGGTTACTCCATTTAAAAAAGCACAGGGAAAGATACGGCTGTTTCGTGGCCGAAGGCGATAAAACGGTATGTAGTTTTCTGGAAAGTCCCTGGTATGTAGTAGAGCGCATCTATGCACTGCCTGTATGGGTGGAAGCCAGAAGCACCATTTTGCAGTTACACCCCGATGTTCCGGTGGAAATTATTGATCCGGATCAGCTGTCGCAGATTTCGCGACTCCACACGCCGCAACAGGTGCTGGCGCTAATCCGATTGCCAGTGCCCCTTGCTTTGCCAGCTCGATTGCACGAACTGGTGCTTGCGCTCGATGCCATACGCGATCCGGGTAATCTGGGTACCATTATCCGGATTGCCGATTGGTTTGGTATTCGGTATATCTGTTGTTCACCCGATTGTGCAGATGTTTTTCAGCCCAAGGTCGTGCAGGCCAGCATGGGCAGCCTGGCTCATGTGCACATCGTCGAGGAAACGCTAACGACCCTGTTTCAACAACATCCAGATATTCCGGTTCTTGCAGCTACCCTCAACGGTAAACCCATTCAGCAATTCCAGTGGAATAGGGACCAAACCCGTGCGGCATTTTTGTTGATCGGGAATGAAGCCCATGGCATTTCGCCGGCACTGCTGCAGATGGCTACCACCTGCATCACTATTCCCCGCCTCGGACAGGCCGAGTCGTTGAATGCAGCCATTGCCACGGGTATTCTCTGCGCTTTTCTTTGCCTTACTGAAACCGCAAGGCCTGCACCGGATAAATCCGCCGAATAA
- the sufB gene encoding Fe-S cluster assembly protein SufB, which yields MPTTDQDILQKYSDQEYEFGFETHVEMEILPPGLNEETIRFISAKKEEPEWLLQWRLKGLEHFRRLSQDMPEWQNFKLPHIDFQAISYFAAPKKRKLKSLDEVDPEILATFEKLGIPLEEQKMLAGVAVDAIMDSVSVATTFQEKLKEKGIIFCSMGEAIKHHPDLVKKYLGTVVPYSDNVFAALNAAVFSDGSFCYVPKGVRCPMELSTYFRINASNTGQFERTLIIADEGAYVSYLEGCTAPKRDENQLHAAVVELIALDHAEIKYSTVQNWFPGDKNGNGGVFNFVTKRGICKGPHSKISWTQVETGSAITWKYPSVILQGDYSVGEFYSVAMTRNHQIADTGTKMIHLGKHTRSRIISKGISAGYSQNSYRGQVRVGPRADFARNFTQCDSLLLGDKCGAHTFPYIDCQNPTAILEHEATTSKIAEDQIFYLNQRGLDTEKAVALIVNGYAREVLNNLPMEFAVEAQKLLAISLDGSVG from the coding sequence ATGCCCACCACAGATCAAGACATTCTGCAAAAATATTCTGACCAGGAATATGAATTTGGATTCGAAACCCATGTGGAGATGGAAATTCTTCCACCGGGGTTAAATGAGGAGACGATCCGTTTTATCTCGGCTAAAAAAGAAGAACCGGAATGGCTCCTTCAATGGCGATTGAAGGGATTGGAACATTTTCGCAGATTAAGCCAGGATATGCCGGAATGGCAAAATTTCAAATTACCGCATATCGATTTTCAGGCGATTTCTTATTTCGCCGCTCCCAAGAAAAGAAAGCTGAAAAGCCTGGATGAGGTAGATCCCGAAATACTGGCCACTTTCGAAAAACTGGGGATTCCCCTCGAAGAACAGAAGATGCTGGCCGGTGTGGCTGTAGATGCTATCATGGACAGCGTATCGGTGGCCACCACCTTTCAGGAAAAGCTGAAAGAAAAAGGAATCATCTTCTGCTCGATGGGTGAGGCCATAAAGCATCATCCAGATCTGGTCAAAAAATACCTGGGCACAGTGGTGCCTTATTCGGATAATGTGTTTGCCGCTTTAAACGCAGCTGTGTTCTCGGACGGATCGTTTTGCTATGTGCCCAAAGGGGTGCGCTGCCCGATGGAGCTCTCCACCTATTTCCGGATCAATGCTTCCAATACGGGACAGTTTGAACGCACGCTGATCATAGCCGACGAAGGAGCTTATGTGAGCTATCTGGAAGGCTGTACGGCACCCAAGCGCGATGAAAATCAGCTGCATGCCGCCGTGGTGGAACTCATTGCCCTGGATCACGCCGAAATCAAATACTCTACCGTGCAAAACTGGTTCCCCGGCGATAAAAACGGCAATGGCGGCGTGTTTAACTTCGTCACCAAGCGCGGCATCTGTAAAGGGCCGCACTCCAAGATTTCCTGGACACAGGTGGAAACCGGCTCGGCCATCACCTGGAAATACCCCAGCGTAATTCTGCAGGGCGATTATTCAGTGGGTGAATTTTATTCCGTGGCCATGACACGTAATCACCAGATTGCCGACACGGGAACCAAGATGATTCATCTGGGCAAACATACCCGCAGCCGCATCATCTCCAAAGGTATTTCCGCCGGCTACAGTCAGAACAGCTATCGCGGACAGGTGCGCGTGGGCCCGAGGGCCGACTTTGCCCGGAATTTCACCCAGTGCGATTCTCTGTTGCTGGGCGATAAATGCGGAGCACATACCTTCCCGTATATCGATTGCCAGAATCCCACGGCCATTCTGGAACATGAAGCCACGACATCTAAAATCGCGGAAGATCAGATTTTTTACCTGAATCAGCGCGGGCTCGATACCGAAAAGGCCGTGGCGCTCATCGTGAATGGCTATGCCCGTGAAGTGCTGAACAACCTTCCGATGGAGTTTGCCG
- a CDS encoding FtsX-like permease family protein — MAFSLTLFIARRIAFNREKTFSRFIIRIAIIATTLSVAVMILSTALVNGFQKAVSEKIFNFWGHLHVEVYQPDYAPLSAPPPFLENDSLLRVLRNLPQVSTVQAYATQAVILKSSSDLDGVIFKGVRHDYDWDYLRSYLISGRLPAFPDSGYADEILISADMAQKLNLQVGNKVVVYFVSGSGQTPRPRVLKVSGIYRTGVQEYDHTYVVGDLRLLARMNDWQPNEIGGYEIFLRDYHDMDRLNELLYKQILPQNLMSITIRQIYPNIFDWLHLQTTNEWIILVIMVIVAIINMTTAILILILERTHMVGILKAMGMQNRQIQMIFVRHASFILGMGILLGNIAGLGLAWLQYTTHFFRLPEDVYYIAYAPISIHYWQVIAVDVGTLLVGVMLLRIPALIIRRIYPVQALRFQ; from the coding sequence TTGGCTTTTTCCCTGACTTTGTTTATTGCCCGGCGGATAGCATTCAATCGGGAGAAAACTTTTTCCCGGTTTATCATTCGCATTGCCATCATAGCCACTACCCTGAGTGTGGCCGTGATGATTTTATCGACGGCACTGGTGAATGGCTTCCAGAAGGCGGTGAGCGAAAAGATATTCAATTTCTGGGGGCATTTGCATGTGGAAGTATATCAACCCGATTATGCGCCTCTATCGGCACCGCCGCCGTTTTTGGAAAACGACAGTTTGTTGCGTGTGTTGCGAAATCTTCCTCAGGTGAGCACTGTGCAGGCTTATGCCACGCAGGCAGTTATTCTGAAAAGTTCGAGTGATCTGGATGGTGTAATTTTCAAAGGTGTGCGACATGATTATGATTGGGATTACCTGCGTTCCTATCTCATATCCGGACGTTTGCCTGCTTTTCCCGACAGTGGTTATGCCGATGAAATATTAATTTCAGCTGATATGGCACAAAAGCTCAACCTACAGGTGGGCAATAAAGTGGTGGTGTATTTTGTATCGGGTTCCGGACAAACTCCGCGGCCAAGGGTACTTAAAGTATCGGGTATCTATCGCACCGGCGTACAGGAATATGACCATACTTATGTGGTCGGTGATCTCAGGTTGCTTGCCCGGATGAATGACTGGCAGCCCAATGAAATCGGGGGATATGAAATTTTTCTCAGGGATTATCATGACATGGATAGGCTCAATGAATTGCTTTACAAACAGATTCTTCCTCAGAACCTGATGAGCATCACCATCCGCCAGATATATCCGAACATTTTTGACTGGCTGCATCTGCAAACCACCAATGAATGGATTATCCTGGTCATCATGGTTATTGTTGCGATAATCAACATGACTACAGCCATTCTTATTCTGATTCTGGAAAGAACGCATATGGTGGGCATTTTAAAAGCCATGGGCATGCAGAATCGGCAAATCCAGATGATTTTTGTACGGCATGCGTCGTTCATATTAGGCATGGGTATTCTTCTGGGAAATATAGCCGGACTGGGACTGGCATGGCTACAGTACACCACGCATTTTTTCAGGCTGCCAGAAGATGTGTATTATATTGCTTATGCGCCTATTTCCATTCACTACTGGCAGGTGATTGCCGTTGATGTGGGCACATTGCTGGTTGGCGTGATGTTGTTAAGAATTCCTGCTTTGATTATTCGGCGGATTTATCCGGTGCAGGCCTTGCGGTTTCAGTAA